A genomic region of Chryseobacterium sp. KACC 21268 contains the following coding sequences:
- a CDS encoding T9SS type A sorting domain-containing protein — translation MKPNLFSMRTFILVKSIEAFFFLFLIMYGVNVFGQTITIVPNKTITGTTSNAYITSATDFSASSVGWSINNWNPSNLQIRGNQASSGSNFQFSNTSAVPGDITKITINRSSGSLVPSKIRLLVGADEQTAVSGGELGTGSAAQVEWTPDAGNKFFKIYFENGGTSGNTYITNIVIEYASGPSITTTTPISGAPFCVTSAAGAPLNVPYTISGAFTTGNVFTAQLSNASGSFASATTIGTRTAINAGTINATIPAGTATGTNYKIRVIASNPSITGSETAAFAINLRSSAISPTTVQNIVTGANGSTLSSTATGVTSRQWKYSTTAGGPYNNTIAGATNSSYIPSFSTPGTYYVVCEATFAGCGVITSNAVQINVTAATATLTVSPSTLSGFTYSVSNGPSPSQNFTITGNTLNGSNVDILPGDDYEISLDNGATWADYSASPINVPYIGSTISRQVSVRLKAGLAAGNYNNSSNHIIVVEGGGVVSGPKLTLSGIVTACVAPTTQSVVAPFTGVGTNAMTVNLTSGNGVGRVVTINTTNSFTNPITSNTLPAANSVYAGSGQQVVYAGTGNSVAVTGLSHSTTYYVRVYEYNICSGNYTYNTTTQTNNPRSQTTLCELPVNPAGEVDLENPYCGSATLVYQHGSAQPQTGVAYYWQTTANGTSTANPVTNTYTVTSGGAYYVRAYNGNCWSAESYPTQAVVISSAAAVSTQPTNQNAVVGATATFTVVGTGSPSYQWQLSTNNGTTWTNISGATFASYTTPVTTLAMNGYRYRVRLSNSCNAVTSNVVVLSVVSGPCLSEGFDSGSTPSGWLATGVSWTEYSDGGSFNANNGTLTSPELSKPSRLTFDLRRTGNTTAKTLLVKISTTGQNTGFDTTIATFTHANTTNNGLTSVDIDLSDYSTESKVWIRLEKSSATTAPWRFDNFEVFCAPVCTPATITATPDNGPANTVVIINGSNFTSGSTIKFGTIDADVEYISATQLKATVPASANGNIIVDTALDCDSETAFTLIKQDASGCEVLPNGSGSGNAFASDLIFYEVYDENGGTGGTVTIYNGTNAAVNLNDYSFFRSRNVGTDAYEQYGTLSGSVASGELAIIGISGTCTISPTPINGTISGGFNDNDGFRLMKGSAIVDEVLAPNYVGYYMKRKPANLSSKSIYDSNDWTTDDVTQCVAGVGSETPAVKTLPPVIVVQPTYTLSCDVVNAALTLTATEGYEGGNALAYQWYVLDNSGIWSAVSNNSNYSGATTANLNIADVAVVDNFQYYCQVRENTQTCYTATAATQIKSASNTWNTAKVWSNGLPVLGSKVIIAGSYDSQANGALDVCELTINATGTMIVKANSPVKVKKKIINNNIAADSFVVESDANLIQTDNIANQGNIKVERAVTGMNNVTGNIDYVYWSSPVSNQPIKAFSPNTPNSGFQQYNEPNDKFTVTSDPNFVTGKGYAIRAENVLANSYNKTYSFSGVPHNGDVSTPPLLKSPGADKGYNLIGNPYPSNIDFDQFHAHNANKIYASAFFWTNNTYTAQQMGSGYAGNNYAIYNITGGVPATYDKTNPNYSIAPNGKVKVGQAFIVQSKIAGALDFNNSIRVTDNGTFYQKNTAKNRFWLTMTSPNNLVNTILIGYVSGATDAYETDFDGELFAVGSDSFYSVLGARKLAIQGRADQFTPEDVVPVANAFSVNGNYTIALQNPEGLFDGNQQVFLKDKLLNQYINLSTETSYTFSANKGTDATRFEIVYKDQKVLGAGEVSKSHFDVYRYGSVYVIQSSKPLGRVDIYDATGRLLISQKTSEKTLKFDGTRLNSGMYIIKAENSGEMKTKKILK, via the coding sequence ATGAAACCAAATTTATTCTCTATGAGAACATTTATTCTTGTCAAATCGATAGAAGCTTTTTTCTTTCTTTTTTTGATAATGTATGGGGTGAACGTTTTTGGACAGACAATTACGATTGTTCCTAACAAAACCATTACTGGTACTACTAGTAATGCGTATATAACTTCTGCAACTGATTTTAGCGCATCTAGTGTTGGGTGGTCTATTAATAACTGGAATCCCAGTAATTTGCAAATTCGAGGCAATCAGGCATCTTCTGGTTCGAATTTTCAGTTTTCAAATACCAGTGCAGTCCCTGGGGATATTACTAAAATTACAATAAACAGGTCATCAGGTTCTTTAGTTCCAAGTAAAATCAGACTGCTGGTTGGGGCAGATGAGCAGACAGCAGTATCTGGTGGAGAATTAGGTACAGGATCTGCCGCGCAAGTAGAATGGACGCCTGATGCGGGAAATAAGTTCTTTAAAATTTATTTCGAAAATGGAGGTACCTCAGGTAATACGTATATTACTAATATTGTGATAGAATACGCCTCGGGTCCATCTATCACAACCACCACTCCTATCTCAGGTGCACCATTTTGTGTTACCTCTGCAGCAGGTGCACCTTTGAATGTTCCATACACAATAAGTGGTGCATTTACAACAGGGAATGTTTTTACTGCTCAACTTTCTAATGCTTCTGGAAGTTTTGCATCGGCTACTACCATTGGAACAAGAACAGCAATTAATGCTGGAACAATTAATGCAACTATCCCTGCTGGAACGGCTACGGGAACAAATTATAAAATCAGGGTCATTGCCAGTAATCCATCTATCACGGGTTCTGAAACAGCAGCGTTTGCAATCAATCTAAGATCTTCTGCTATTTCACCTACGACTGTTCAAAATATAGTTACTGGTGCGAATGGATCTACACTTTCTTCAACTGCTACCGGAGTCACTTCCAGACAATGGAAGTATTCTACAACAGCGGGAGGACCTTATAATAATACCATTGCTGGTGCAACAAACTCAAGTTACATCCCCAGTTTTTCAACGCCAGGAACTTATTATGTGGTTTGTGAAGCTACATTTGCTGGTTGTGGTGTCATTACTAGTAATGCAGTTCAGATCAATGTAACCGCAGCAACCGCAACCCTCACAGTTTCGCCTTCCACCTTATCCGGTTTCACATATTCTGTGAGTAATGGGCCATCTCCATCGCAGAATTTCACAATCACCGGTAATACTTTGAATGGATCTAATGTGGATATTCTTCCTGGAGATGACTACGAAATATCTTTGGACAACGGAGCTACCTGGGCAGATTATAGTGCATCGCCAATCAATGTGCCTTATATTGGTTCAACAATTTCCAGGCAAGTATCAGTTCGTTTGAAAGCTGGTTTGGCGGCGGGTAATTATAACAATTCAAGCAATCATATTATTGTTGTAGAAGGTGGTGGTGTTGTCTCCGGTCCTAAGTTGACTTTGTCCGGAATAGTTACTGCGTGTGTTGCGCCTACAACTCAGTCGGTGGTTGCGCCATTTACAGGAGTAGGTACAAATGCGATGACTGTGAATCTTACGTCCGGAAACGGTGTAGGAAGAGTGGTGACGATTAATACTACTAATAGCTTTACGAATCCTATTACTTCTAATACGTTGCCGGCAGCTAATTCAGTCTATGCAGGCAGTGGACAGCAGGTTGTTTATGCTGGTACGGGTAATAGTGTGGCGGTAACTGGCTTATCGCATTCCACAACTTACTATGTGAGAGTTTATGAATATAATATCTGTTCTGGTAATTATACATACAATACGACAACGCAGACAAATAATCCAAGAAGTCAGACAACTCTGTGCGAATTACCTGTAAATCCTGCGGGCGAGGTAGATTTGGAGAATCCTTATTGTGGTTCCGCAACACTTGTCTATCAGCATGGTTCTGCGCAGCCGCAGACAGGAGTTGCTTACTATTGGCAAACAACTGCGAATGGGACATCTACGGCAAATCCTGTAACCAATACTTATACTGTGACATCCGGAGGTGCTTATTATGTTCGTGCTTATAATGGCAATTGCTGGAGTGCGGAATCTTATCCGACCCAGGCTGTTGTGATCAGTTCTGCCGCAGCTGTCAGCACGCAGCCAACGAATCAAAATGCTGTGGTAGGAGCTACCGCAACCTTTACTGTGGTAGGAACAGGGTCGCCAAGTTATCAGTGGCAGCTTTCTACTAACAATGGCACAACTTGGACTAATATTTCCGGAGCAACGTTTGCATCTTACACCACGCCAGTGACAACCTTAGCAATGAACGGCTACAGGTACAGAGTGCGTTTGAGTAATTCTTGTAATGCAGTGACTTCTAATGTGGTTGTATTGTCTGTGGTTTCAGGACCTTGTTTGAGTGAAGGTTTTGATTCCGGATCCACGCCGTCAGGTTGGTTGGCAACTGGGGTGAGTTGGACAGAATATAGTGATGGAGGAAGTTTTAATGCTAATAATGGAACTTTGACTTCTCCAGAACTAAGTAAGCCTTCTAGATTGACATTTGATTTAAGAAGAACAGGAAATACAACTGCTAAAACTCTGTTGGTGAAAATTTCTACTACTGGGCAAAATACTGGTTTCGATACGACTATTGCTACATTTACTCATGCTAACACAACAAATAATGGACTTACATCTGTTGATATTGACTTGTCTGACTATTCTACAGAAAGTAAAGTTTGGATTCGTTTAGAAAAGTCTTCGGCTACTACAGCTCCTTGGAGATTTGATAATTTTGAAGTGTTCTGCGCGCCAGTATGCACCCCAGCAACCATCACTGCGACACCGGATAATGGTCCAGCAAACACAGTTGTTATTATTAATGGAAGTAATTTTACATCTGGTTCAACGATTAAATTCGGGACAATTGATGCAGATGTGGAATATATCAGCGCTACACAATTAAAAGCGACAGTTCCGGCATCGGCAAATGGAAATATCATCGTCGATACTGCGCTAGATTGTGATTCTGAGACGGCCTTTACATTAATAAAACAAGATGCATCTGGTTGTGAAGTTTTACCAAACGGATCGGGTTCCGGAAATGCCTTCGCTTCGGATTTGATTTTCTATGAGGTTTATGACGAGAACGGCGGAACTGGCGGAACAGTTACAATTTATAATGGAACCAATGCTGCCGTAAATCTGAATGATTATAGTTTCTTCAGGTCAAGAAATGTTGGAACTGATGCCTACGAACAATACGGAACGCTATCTGGAAGTGTTGCATCGGGTGAACTTGCAATCATTGGTATAAGTGGAACGTGTACCATTAGTCCAACACCTATAAATGGAACTATTAGCGGAGGTTTTAATGATAATGATGGTTTCCGTCTGATGAAAGGATCTGCAATTGTAGATGAGGTGCTTGCTCCTAACTATGTTGGATACTATATGAAAAGAAAACCAGCCAACCTTTCGTCTAAGTCTATTTATGATAGTAATGATTGGACGACGGACGATGTAACACAGTGTGTGGCAGGAGTAGGTTCGGAAACGCCGGCAGTGAAAACATTGCCGCCTGTCATTGTAGTCCAGCCAACATACACGCTTTCTTGCGATGTGGTGAATGCGGCTCTTACGCTGACTGCTACTGAAGGTTATGAAGGTGGGAATGCGTTGGCTTACCAGTGGTATGTTTTGGATAATTCGGGAATCTGGAGTGCGGTTTCTAATAATTCTAACTATTCTGGTGCAACCACTGCCAATTTGAATATTGCTGATGTGGCCGTTGTGGATAATTTCCAGTATTACTGTCAGGTAAGAGAAAATACTCAAACTTGCTACACGGCGACTGCTGCAACACAAATCAAATCAGCTTCCAATACCTGGAACACGGCTAAGGTTTGGTCTAATGGGTTGCCGGTTCTTGGCAGTAAAGTCATTATCGCAGGAAGCTATGATTCTCAAGCTAACGGAGCTTTGGATGTTTGTGAATTGACGATCAATGCTACCGGAACTATGATTGTGAAAGCGAATAGTCCTGTTAAAGTAAAAAAGAAAATCATTAATAATAATATTGCTGCAGATAGTTTTGTAGTTGAAAGCGATGCAAATCTTATTCAAACAGACAATATCGCCAACCAAGGAAACATCAAAGTTGAAAGAGCTGTGACTGGAATGAATAATGTAACCGGAAATATTGATTACGTGTATTGGAGTTCGCCGGTAAGCAATCAGCCAATCAAAGCATTTTCGCCAAACACACCAAACAGTGGTTTCCAGCAGTATAATGAACCTAATGATAAATTTACGGTAACTTCGGATCCGAATTTTGTTACAGGTAAAGGTTATGCTATCCGTGCAGAGAATGTTTTGGCGAATAGTTATAATAAGACTTATAGTTTCAGTGGTGTTCCTCACAACGGCGATGTTTCCACTCCGCCATTGCTAAAATCACCAGGTGCGGATAAGGGTTACAATCTTATTGGCAATCCATATCCTTCAAATATAGATTTTGATCAGTTCCACGCGCATAATGCCAATAAGATTTATGCATCGGCATTCTTTTGGACTAATAATACTTACACGGCACAACAAATGGGATCAGGCTATGCGGGAAACAACTATGCAATTTACAATATTACAGGCGGTGTGCCTGCAACTTATGACAAAACAAATCCAAACTATTCTATCGCACCAAATGGTAAAGTAAAAGTGGGTCAGGCATTCATTGTGCAGTCGAAAATTGCAGGAGCATTGGATTTTAATAATAGCATAAGAGTTACGGACAATGGTACTTTCTACCAAAAGAATACCGCTAAAAACAGATTCTGGCTGACGATGACATCGCCTAATAATTTGGTAAACACAATTTTGATTGGTTATGTATCAGGTGCTACAGATGCTTACGAAACTGATTTTGATGGTGAATTGTTTGCTGTAGGTTCGGATTCATTCTATTCAGTTTTGGGCGCAAGGAAGTTGGCGATCCAGGGAAGAGCAGATCAATTTACTCCGGAAGATGTAGTTCCTGTCGCAAATGCATTTTCGGTAAACGGAAATTACACCATTGCACTTCAAAATCCTGAAGGTTTGTTTGATGGCAATCAGCAGGTTTTTCTAAAAGATAAATTACTGAATCAATACATCAATCTAAGTACTGAAACAAGTTATACATTTTCGGCAAACAAAGGTACAGATGCCACACGTTTTGAAATTGTTTACAAAGACCAGAAAGTTTTAGGCGCAGGTGAAGTTTCTAAAAGTCATTTTGATGTTTACAGGTATGGATCAGTTTATGTGATTCAGTCATCAAAACCGTTAGGCCGAGTTGATATTTATGACGCAACTGGCCGACTTTTGATAAGTCAAAAAACATCAGAAAAGACTTTGAAGTTTGATGGTACAAGACTTAACAGCGGAATGTACATCATCAAAGCAGAAAACTCTGGTGAAATGAAGACCAAGAAAATTTTAAAGTAA